GTAAAAAGGTAAGATTCTTCGGTTTCGCACTTGCTTACACAAGGAAAAGAGCGAAGAATGACCCTCCCACCTTGTCATCCTGAGCACGTTCGCTTCGCTCAGTGTAAACTTAAGCGAAGGATCTCATATTTGAGGGGGTAAAAAGCACCCCCTCAAGACTCCCCCAAAAAGCATAAACGGATGAGATTCTTCCTCGGCAAAAAGTCGCCTCGTCAGAATGACGGAGAGGACTTATGCCCTCAGAATGTACCGTGTTGTGTCAATACCTTTTAAGAGGAATTTTTAAAATTTTTGCATAATTCTTTTTAGTCCTTTAGTAATCAGTAATTATATATACATGCTCATCTCTTTTTGTATTCTGTGTAGTAGATGTATCTTTCTTTTCTAAAGATTGAGGGAGAAGTAGTGAGTTTAACATTCTGAACGGTTTCAATGAACCAATGACAAAGATAAACTTACTCACTTCTCCCCATATCCATACAGACTAAGTATAGACAAGAATATGTTTCCTCGGTAATTACAACATTGTATATTATATGCGATAACTATGGGTTCAAATGATAAATAAGGGTTTTGCTTTGCAATGATGAATAACTAAAAAAGAAAGATAAATATAAGTATTAAATGTTTCTAAACTTATTTATATATTCTAACGTTTGCACCTTGAGAATAAAGATTTAAAAATTAATTTAGTGTTCAGTTCTTGCTTTTAATATTCTTTTTGCTGTGAAAGCTGCAATAAAAGCTTTTGCTAAGTCTATAGCTATGAAAGGAACAACTCCAACAAAAAATGCCTTTTTAAAATCTTTTAGAAATATTCCTAACCTAAGAAAGCCAAAAAGATAAATTATGATAATACCAACAAGTGAGGCGATTAAATTATTTATAAAATCATTTTTCTTTTTACTAATCCAACCAACAATTAACGATGCTATAGGAAAGGCAAGTAGGTATCCTCCTGTTGGACCGTATATATGAACAATTCCTCCTTTA
The Caldisericaceae bacterium DNA segment above includes these coding regions:
- a CDS encoding biotin transporter BioY; amino-acid sequence: MKLKDITYTALFISLTIVGSWISIPIGPVPITLQLLFVLLSGLILGARLGFLSQVVYLIIGAIGLPVFANFKGGIVHIYGPTGGYLLAFPIASLIVGWISKKKNDFINNLIASLVGIIIIYLFGFLRLGIFLKDFKKAFFVGVVPFIAIDLAKAFIAAFTAKRILKARTEH